In Ctenopharyngodon idella isolate HZGC_01 chromosome 20, HZGC01, whole genome shotgun sequence, the following proteins share a genomic window:
- the fam49a gene encoding CYFIP-related Rac1 interactor A isoform X1, translating to MGNLLKVLTCTELDQGPNFFLDFENAQPTDCERAVWNQVNAVLQESESILSGLQAYKGAGQEIRDAIQNPNDMLLQERAWNSVCPLVIRLKKFYAFSLKLEEALKSLLESLTCPPYTPTQHLEREQALAKQFAEILHFTLRFDELKMRIPAIQNDFSYYRRTISRNRLNNMNLDIENEVNNEMANRMSLFYAEATPMLKTLSTATTNFVTENKTLPLENTTDCLSTMASVCKVMLETPEYTSRFNSEDTLLFCMRVMVGVIILYDHVHPNGAFNKSSKIDMKGCIKVLKDQPADNVEGLLNALKFTTKHLNDESTPKNIRTMLQ from the exons ATGGGGAATCTGTTAAAAGTGCTCACTTGCACAGAGCTTGATCAGGGGCCAAACTTTTTCCTTGACTTTGAAA ACGCACAACCGACAGACTGTGAGAGAGCGGTGTGGAATCAGGTGAATGCTGTTCTCCAGGAGTCAGAGAGCATCCTGTCCGGCCTGCAAGCCTACAAGGGGGCGGGCCAGGAAATACGAGAT gcaaTACAGAATCCTAATGACATGCTCCTTCAGGAGAGGGCATGGAACTCTGTGTGTCCCCTTGTCATCCGCCTAAAGAAGTTCTATGCTTTTTCATTGAAATTAG AGGAAGCGCTGAAGAGCCTTTTGGAATCTCTGACATGTCCGCCGTACACTCCCACTCAGCACCTGGAGAGGGAGCAGGCCCTTGCTAAACAGTTTGCTGAAATCCTGCATTTCACCCTCCGCTTTGATGAGCTTAAG ATGAGAATTCCAGCCATCCAGAACGACTTCAGCTACTACAGAAGAACAATCAGTCGAAACAGATTAAACAACATGAAT CTTGATATTGAAAATGAGGTCAATAATGAAATGGCAAACAGAATGTCTCTGTTCTATGCTGAAGCCACACCTATGCTGAAAACCCTGAGCACGGCAACAACAAACTTTGTGACGGAG AATAAGACATTACCTCTTGAGAACACCACAGACTGCCTGAGCACTATGGCAAGTGTTTGCAAGGTCATGCTGGAGACACC AGAATACACGAGTCGATTCAACAGTGAAGATACACTTCTGTTTTGTATGAGGGTGATGGTGGGGGTTATTATCCTCTATGACCATGTGCATCCTAACGGTGCCTTCAACAAATCCTCAAAAATTGAT atgaaaggatgcattaaagtcTTAAAAGATCAGCCAGCAGATAATGTTGAAGGTCTCCTTAATGCCCTCAA GTTCACCACAAAACACCTGAATGATGAGTCCACTCCAAAAAATATCAGAACGATGCTCCAGTAA
- the fam49a gene encoding CYFIP-related Rac1 interactor A isoform X2: MGNLLKVLTREIENYPHFFLDFENAQPTDCERAVWNQVNAVLQESESILSGLQAYKGAGQEIRDAIQNPNDMLLQERAWNSVCPLVIRLKKFYAFSLKLEEALKSLLESLTCPPYTPTQHLEREQALAKQFAEILHFTLRFDELKMRIPAIQNDFSYYRRTISRNRLNNMNLDIENEVNNEMANRMSLFYAEATPMLKTLSTATTNFVTENKTLPLENTTDCLSTMASVCKVMLETPEYTSRFNSEDTLLFCMRVMVGVIILYDHVHPNGAFNKSSKIDMKGCIKVLKDQPADNVEGLLNALKFTTKHLNDESTPKNIRTMLQ; this comes from the exons ATGGGTAATCTTCTAAAAGTCCTTACAAGGGAAATAGAGAACTATCCACATTTTTTCCTGGACTTTGAAA ACGCACAACCGACAGACTGTGAGAGAGCGGTGTGGAATCAGGTGAATGCTGTTCTCCAGGAGTCAGAGAGCATCCTGTCCGGCCTGCAAGCCTACAAGGGGGCGGGCCAGGAAATACGAGAT gcaaTACAGAATCCTAATGACATGCTCCTTCAGGAGAGGGCATGGAACTCTGTGTGTCCCCTTGTCATCCGCCTAAAGAAGTTCTATGCTTTTTCATTGAAATTAG AGGAAGCGCTGAAGAGCCTTTTGGAATCTCTGACATGTCCGCCGTACACTCCCACTCAGCACCTGGAGAGGGAGCAGGCCCTTGCTAAACAGTTTGCTGAAATCCTGCATTTCACCCTCCGCTTTGATGAGCTTAAG ATGAGAATTCCAGCCATCCAGAACGACTTCAGCTACTACAGAAGAACAATCAGTCGAAACAGATTAAACAACATGAAT CTTGATATTGAAAATGAGGTCAATAATGAAATGGCAAACAGAATGTCTCTGTTCTATGCTGAAGCCACACCTATGCTGAAAACCCTGAGCACGGCAACAACAAACTTTGTGACGGAG AATAAGACATTACCTCTTGAGAACACCACAGACTGCCTGAGCACTATGGCAAGTGTTTGCAAGGTCATGCTGGAGACACC AGAATACACGAGTCGATTCAACAGTGAAGATACACTTCTGTTTTGTATGAGGGTGATGGTGGGGGTTATTATCCTCTATGACCATGTGCATCCTAACGGTGCCTTCAACAAATCCTCAAAAATTGAT atgaaaggatgcattaaagtcTTAAAAGATCAGCCAGCAGATAATGTTGAAGGTCTCCTTAATGCCCTCAA GTTCACCACAAAACACCTGAATGATGAGTCCACTCCAAAAAATATCAGAACGATGCTCCAGTAA